The genomic stretch GGAGGATGACCGCGAGCTCGGGACCGCCGATGTCGAACATGGCGCACCCTCCATCCCCGCGAGCAGGCGGCGCGCGAGGTCGAAGCCGCCGCCCAGGGTCACAACGGGATCGCACGCGGCTGCGGCGCGGCGGGAGCGCCCGTCTCGGATATCCGCTGCGACTGCGGGGCCCTCTGTGATACCATGACGCACATGACGCGGCGCCTGTGCGATGAAGATCATTCCGCCCGCACGCCTACGCTTCGCCGCCTCGCTGCCCACCGCCGAAGTGTAGCACGCCGTGCGGGGGGAGCCAACAGGCAACTCGGCGGGGGGTGGCGGTGAAACGGCGCGCGGCGGCGCTCGCGGCCGCGGCCGCGGCGGCGGTCTGCGTTGCGGCGCTCTTCCTGCCCCGGGAGTGGCGCTACGGCGCCGCCGCGATGGGGACGCGGGCGGAGCTCACGATCGTCGGGAGCGTATTCGAGAGGATCTCGGGGCGCACGGGGCGCGCCGCGGCGAAGGCGCTCGAGGAGATCGCGGCGATCGAGCGCCTGATGAGCATCTACCGCGCGGGGAGCGACATCGCGCGCCTCAACGCCGACGGCGCGGAGGGGGAGGTCGAGGTCGACCCTCGCACCTTCGAGGTGCTCGGGCGCGCCGCGGAGATCTCGCGCCTCACCGGCGGCGCCTTCGACGTCTGCGTCCTTCCCGCGGAGGAGGCCTGGGGGTTCAAGACCGGAGGGACGCGCGCGGTCCCCGACGCGCCGGTCCGCGTATCGGGCCGCGTCGCCCTGCGAGAGGAGTCGGGCGGGTTTTTCGCCCGCGCCGAGCCGCGGGGGACGCGCGTGGACCTCGGCGGCATCGCCGCCGGCTACGCGGCCGACCGCGCGGCGTCCGTCCTCAGGGCTGCGGGGGTGCGGGGAGCGCTGGTGGACATCGGCGGCGACGTGTACTGCCTCGGGATGAGCGCGGGCGGCACGCCGTGGCGCGTGGGCATCCGCCACCCGCGTTCTCAGGGGGTTCTTGTCGCCCTCGACCTCTCCGACCGGGCGGTCGCCACCTCGGGCGACTACGAGGATTGCTTCATCCAGGACGGGAAGCGCTACAGCCACATCTTCGACCCGCGCACCGGCAGTCCCGCGGAGCGGGGGGTGGCGAGCGCGACGATCGTCGCCGACTCGTGCGTCGTCGCCGACGCCCTCGGCACGGCGCTGGTGGTGATGGGGGCGCCCGAGGCGCTCCGGCTCGTGGAGCGTCTTCCGCGCACGGAGTGCATCCTCGTGACCGAGGAGGGAGGAACAGTCCGCGTCCACGCCTCGCCGGGGATACGAAACGCCCTTCCCCTCCTCGCGGGGGAGGGGACTCAGCCCGCATCCCGTTGAGACAGGCACCCGTTCCGCCGCGAAGGCGCCGGGGGAGACAGGAGGATCCGCCCCGGACCGTCGCGCCCGCCTGCCGGGCGTCGGACAGAAGTGAACGCGGAGAACGCGGAGAGCTCGGGCAGGAGCGACGGGGCGCAGATGAACGCGGAGCGCGGTATGCGCGGCCTGAACAAGACGCATGGGGTGACCGGATGCCCGACCTCCTGACGCACCTCTGTTCCGCGCAGCTCGTCCGCCGCGGTCTCTTCGACCGGCTCTTCCCCCTCTTCGCGCTCGGGGCCGTCCTCCCCGACCTCCTCTCCCGCCCGGCGCACATCCTCTTCCCCGCCGCCTACCCGTTCGTCAAGCCGCTCCACTCCCCGGTTCTGGTCGTCCCCTGCTGCGCGTTGTGCGCGCTCCTGTTCGTGCGTTCGGTGCGGAGGGAGGCCTTCGCCTGCCTCCTCGCGGGCGCGCTGCTCCATCTCGCCCTCGACGCCTGCCAGAAGCAGTTGGGCCCAGAGTATTTCTGGCTCTTCCCGTTCTCGTGGCGGGGGGGATGGATCGGGCTTTTCTGGCCCGAGCAGGCGATCTTCGCCCTGCCGGCGACGGTCGCGGTGACATTGCTGGTCTCGGCGCTGCGGAGAAAACGGCGGGGCGTCGCGGCGGCCCCTACAGGGTCTTGACGGCTTCCCTCGCCGCGGCGAGGGTGCGGTCGATCTCGCGGTCGGTGTGCGCCGCGGAGAGGAACATCGCCTCGAACTGGGACGGCGGAAGGTAGACGCCGCGGTCGAGCATCGCGTGGAAGAAGCGCGCGTAGCGGTCCTGGTCGGCGCGCCGGGCGGACTCCCAGTCGGTCACGGCGCCGTCGCGGAAGAACAGCGTGAGCATCGAGGCCGCGCGGGAGACGGCGCAGGGGACGCCGGCGCCTCGGCACGCCTCGCCCAGCCCCTCGGCGAGACGGCGCGCCTTCTCCTCGAGCGCCGGGTAGATCCCTCCCCCCGAGAGGATCGACAGCGTCGCGATCCCCGCCGCGACGGCGAGCGGGTTCCCCGAGAGCGTCCCCGCCTGGTAGACCGGCCCCTCCGGGGCGAGGAGGCCCATCAGCTCCCTCCGGCCGCCGAACGCCGCGAGCGGGAGCCCCCCCCCGATGATCTTGCCGAGCACCGTGAGGTCGGGCGCCACTCCGAAGACCCCCTGCGCGCCCCCATACGAGAGCCGGAACCCGGTGATCACCTCGTCGAACACGAGGAGCGCCCCGTGCGCCCGCGTGAGCGCGCGCAGCCGTTCCAGAAACCCGTCGCGCGGCGGCACGACGCCCATATTGCCCGCCACCGGCTCCACGATGACGCAGGCGATCTCCGCG from Chlamydiota bacterium encodes the following:
- a CDS encoding FAD:protein FMN transferase, whose amino-acid sequence is MKRRAAALAAAAAAAVCVAALFLPREWRYGAAAMGTRAELTIVGSVFERISGRTGRAAAKALEEIAAIERLMSIYRAGSDIARLNADGAEGEVEVDPRTFEVLGRAAEISRLTGGAFDVCVLPAEEAWGFKTGGTRAVPDAPVRVSGRVALREESGGFFARAEPRGTRVDLGGIAAGYAADRAASVLRAAGVRGALVDIGGDVYCLGMSAGGTPWRVGIRHPRSQGVLVALDLSDRAVATSGDYEDCFIQDGKRYSHIFDPRTGSPAERGVASATIVADSCVVADALGTALVVMGAPEALRLVERLPRTECILVTEEGGTVRVHASPGIRNALPLLAGEGTQPASR
- the hemL gene encoding glutamate-1-semialdehyde 2,1-aminomutase, translating into MADAPDSLWQQALRVIPGGVNSPVRAFRAVGGEPFFVESARGARLQAADGRAFIDYVLSWGPLILGHAHPVVLGAIEEALGKGTTYGAPTRRETTLAELIRGALPSVEQVRLTSSGTEAAMAAVRLARAFTGRSAVVKFTGCYHGHSDGLLVKAGSGAATFGVPDSAGVPPAFARETVPLPFNDLEAVEALMRSRGAEIACVIVEPVAGNMGVVPPRDGFLERLRALTRAHGALLVFDEVITGFRLSYGGAQGVFGVAPDLTVLGKIIGGGLPLAAFGGRRELMGLLAPEGPVYQAGTLSGNPLAVAAGIATLSILSGGGIYPALEEKARRLAEGLGEACRGAGVPCAVSRAASMLTLFFRDGAVTDWESARRADQDRYARFFHAMLDRGVYLPPSQFEAMFLSAAHTDREIDRTLAAAREAVKTL